From Andrena cerasifolii isolate SP2316 chromosome 12, iyAndCera1_principal, whole genome shotgun sequence, a single genomic window includes:
- the LOC143375250 gene encoding IQ motif-containing protein H isoform X2, with product MEHHHEYLQTAELYPQCADILKESLVEIKHEITLIKKFLGDRKKEVVKKLSTNIDDEESCTLELTRDFYAYSLKELITMEEECEEYLLRMEIDLAAAMRGRGQQPSYLSYAEASSAYRRFMCCNVFDEVWDETSCRCTWSNVPPWCLEDTRNILLRPKEVTRSEFDETDLKFKQEMTYLRTKMFSLAKRSDEPAEALWLESWQMQFQTIDGKQIAATLIQANWRGYALRSKKWNSECLYIAASMIWLSWITLKQKREIHQRYLTKMLTSLHTTREISLKLSAEFNSIIQKPHVVLHLPSIGYPVDLRRTLSPKTFAILQNTTSLRICSVRNPASEVIYILPVKPTEDLLLMYSDFIDSISSEGDIAKRITFIALSQAESFQRRSLNLSRILHCSEDSLKEIRKKIAGKPVYSLPWIIDECDMRVAGNLGVALLSPDMELEHKMLNLSEMAVMIDGFGLLQPPHARDIRDYETLCASLAHLIVLHTEICMWLIKLNFGLKARHCGIFLINHISIPFMPVLRRERLKHGEKWKMHSELREELLERLKEHLPKVVFTITRLSQTYSSWKDFYAHVQKFGCLLQAVPVEKHSKTIAIALFIPAKRTGEEPRWMGTADKMRFESTIYTSVYMIPQSSFDVKKLEPTVNKFATGMQNEGYFGYLTVDCYCYSQKDDERLVVMLLHVHPYYSHAQSYIDWMKFAIGGWYNTSNNQFIADIPIRSEDRGKKLSLLLPRKTPKWNETTERYAIAISQVYHTRFSAYRWSKLKSLFERCNIKYDSKTKQGASILLHDGEIRNFGLMVAVTSCMKTTLSMVQNSLMKLNQTLTYKSKIKAETNLSALADFFKNLSLDYENLATDPCTI from the exons ATGGAGCACCATCACGAATATTTACAAACCGCGGAATTATACCCGCAATGCGCAGACATCCTTAAAGAGTCTTTAGTAGAAATTAAGCATGAAATTACCTTGATAAAGAAATTTCTTGGTGATCGAAAAAAGGAAGTTGTTAAAAAGTTGAG TACCAATATCGACGATGAGGAATCGTGCACCCTGGAATTGACACGAGATTTCTACGCATACTCATTAAAGGAGCTAATAACAATGGAAGAAGAATGCGAGGAGTATCTTTTACGAATGGAAATCGATTTGGCGGCGGCGATGAGGGGTCGCGGGCAGCAACCGTCGTATCTGTCTTACGCAGAAGCGAGCAGTGCTTATAGAAGATTTATGTGCTGCAACGTATTCGACGAAGTATGGGACGAAACCTCCTGCCGCTGCACCTGGAGCAATGTGCCGCCGTGGTGTCTCGAGGACACTCGGAACATTTTGCTTAGGCCGAAAGAGGTCACGCGAAGCGAGTTCGACGAGACTGACTTGAAGTTTAAGCAGGAGATGACGTATCTTCGAACAAAAATGTTTTCCTTGGCGAAAAGGTCAGACGAACC GGCGGAAGCTCTGTGGTTGGAAAGCTGGCAGATGCAGTTTCAAACGATCGATGGGAAACAAATAGCCGCGACTTTGATTCAAGCCAATTGGCGTGGTTACGCG TTGCGTAGCAAGAAATGGAATTCAGAGTGCCTTTACATAGCCGCCAGTATGATTTGGTTGTCGTGGATCACGCTGAAGCAGAAGAGGGAGATACACCAGCGTTACCTAACGAAAATGCTGACGTCTTTGCACACTACGAGGGAAATCTCTTTAAAGCTAAGCGCAGAATTTAATTCTATAATCCAAAAGCCGCACGTGGTCCTGCATTTACCTTCCATAGGTTACCCGGTAGATTTGCGCAGAACGCTTTCCCCGAAGACCTTCGCTATCCTCCAGAACACGACGAGCTTACGAATCTGTTCGGTGCGCAATCCAGCATCCGAAGTTATCTATATCTTACCGGTGAAGCCCACCGAGGATTTGCTGTTGATGTACAGCGATTTCATCGACTCCATATCCTCCGAAGGGGACATCGCCAAGCGAATCACATTCATCGCTCTGTCGCAAGCTGAATCCTTCCAACGTCGCTCATTGAACCTGTCCAGGATCCTGCACTGTTCGGAGGATAGCCTAAAAGAGATTAGAAAGAAGATCGCCGGGAAGCCTGTTTACTCCTTGCCGTGGATCATCGACGAGTGCGACATGAGAGTGGCTGGCAATCTTGGCGTCGCTTTGCTGAGCCCAGACATGGAGCTTGAGCATAAGATGCTGAACCTCTCCGAAATGGCAGTGATGATCGATGGCTTTGGTCTTTTGCAACCACCTCATGCCAGGGATATAAGGGATTACGAAACTCTTTGCGCGAGCCTGGCTCATCTGATAGTCCTCCACACCGAGATCTGCATGTGGCTGATCAAATTGAACTTCGGATTAAAGGCCAGGCATTGTGGCATCTTTCTGATTAATCATATCAGCATTCCGTTTATGCCAGTGTTGAGGAGAGAGCGGTTAAAGCACGGCGAGAAGTGGAAGATGCATTCGGAGTTACGGGAAGAGCTTTTGGAAAGGCTGAAGGAGCATCTGCCGAAGGTCGTCTTCACTATTACGCGACTCTCCCAGACGTATAGTTCCTGGAAGGACTTTTACGCTCATGTACAAAAATTTGGTTGCCTGCTGCAAGCAGTTCCTGTGGAGAAGCATTCTAAAACGAttgccattgctctgttcatTCCTGCGAAAAGGACTGGTGAGGAGCCGAGGTGGATGGGAACCGCTGATAAAATGCGTTTCG AATCCACAATTTATACATCTGTGTACATGATACCGCAGAGCTCTTTCGATGTGAAGAAATTGGAGCCAACTGTGAACAAATTCGCCACGGGGATGCAAAATGAGGGTTACTTCGGTTATTTGACCGTTGACTGTTATTGCTACTCGCAGAAGGACGATGAGAGATTAGTAGTAATGCTGCTACATGTGCACCCCTATTATTCGCATGCGCAAAGTTACATTGATTGGATGAAATTTGCAATAGGGGGATGGTATAA CACGTCGAACAATCAGTTTATCGCTGACATTCCTATACGATCGGAGGATCGTGGAAAAAAATTGTCTCTTCTGCTTCCTCGAAAAACGCCAAAATGGAACGAAACTACAGAAAGATACGCAATCGCGATTTCTCAGGTGTATCACACAAGATTCTCCGCTTATCGATGGTCGAAGCTGAAAAGTTTATTTGAAAGATGCAAT attAAGTACGATTCAAAAACGAAGCAGGGCGCCAGTATATTATTACACGACGgtgaaataagaaattttgGTTTGATGGTGGCCGTTACTTCGTGCATGAAGACCACACTGTCGATGGTACAAAACAGCCTAATGAAACTGAATCAAACTCTTACGTataagtcgaaaataaaggCAGAAACTAATTTATCAGCTCTCGCAGATTTCTTTAAGAATCTGTCTTTGGATTATGAAAACTTAGCTACTGATCCGTGTACTATATAA
- the LOC143375250 gene encoding IQ motif-containing protein H isoform X3 produces MEHHHEYLQTAELYPQCADILKESLVEIKHEITLIKKFLGDRKKEVVKKLSTNIDDEESCTLELTRDFYAYSLKELITMEEECEEYLLRMEIDLAAAMRGRGQQPSYLSYAEASSAYRRFMCCNVFDEVWDETSCRCTWSNVPPWCLEDTRNILLRPKEVTRSEFDETDLKFKQEMTYLRTKMFSLAKRAEALWLESWQMQFQTIDGKQIAATLIQANWRGYALRSKKWNSECLYIAASMIWLSWITLKQKREIHQRYLTKMLTSLHTTREISLKLSAEFNSIIQKPHVVLHLPSIGYPVDLRRTLSPKTFAILQNTTSLRICSVRNPASEVIYILPVKPTEDLLLMYSDFIDSISSEGDIAKRITFIALSQAESFQRRSLNLSRILHCSEDSLKEIRKKIAGKPVYSLPWIIDECDMRVAGNLGVALLSPDMELEHKMLNLSEMAVMIDGFGLLQPPHARDIRDYETLCASLAHLIVLHTEICMWLIKLNFGLKARHCGIFLINHISIPFMPVLRRERLKHGEKWKMHSELREELLERLKEHLPKVVFTITRLSQTYSSWKDFYAHVQKFGCLLQAVPVEKHSKTIAIALFIPAKRTGEEPRWMGTADKMRFESTIYTSVYMIPQSSFDVKKLEPTVNKFATGMQNEGYFGYLTVDCYCYSQKDDERLVVMLLHVHPYYSHAQSYIDWMKFAIGGWYNTSNNQFIADIPIRSEDRGKKLSLLLPRKTPKWNETTERYAIAISQVYHTRFSAYRWSKLKSLFERCNIKYDSKTKQGASILLHDGEIRNFGLMVAVTSCMKTTLSMVQNSLMKLNQTLTYKSKIKAETNLSALADFFKNLSLDYENLATDPCTI; encoded by the exons ATGGAGCACCATCACGAATATTTACAAACCGCGGAATTATACCCGCAATGCGCAGACATCCTTAAAGAGTCTTTAGTAGAAATTAAGCATGAAATTACCTTGATAAAGAAATTTCTTGGTGATCGAAAAAAGGAAGTTGTTAAAAAGTTGAG TACCAATATCGACGATGAGGAATCGTGCACCCTGGAATTGACACGAGATTTCTACGCATACTCATTAAAGGAGCTAATAACAATGGAAGAAGAATGCGAGGAGTATCTTTTACGAATGGAAATCGATTTGGCGGCGGCGATGAGGGGTCGCGGGCAGCAACCGTCGTATCTGTCTTACGCAGAAGCGAGCAGTGCTTATAGAAGATTTATGTGCTGCAACGTATTCGACGAAGTATGGGACGAAACCTCCTGCCGCTGCACCTGGAGCAATGTGCCGCCGTGGTGTCTCGAGGACACTCGGAACATTTTGCTTAGGCCGAAAGAGGTCACGCGAAGCGAGTTCGACGAGACTGACTTGAAGTTTAAGCAGGAGATGACGTATCTTCGAACAAAAATGTTTTCCTTGGCGAAAAG GGCGGAAGCTCTGTGGTTGGAAAGCTGGCAGATGCAGTTTCAAACGATCGATGGGAAACAAATAGCCGCGACTTTGATTCAAGCCAATTGGCGTGGTTACGCG TTGCGTAGCAAGAAATGGAATTCAGAGTGCCTTTACATAGCCGCCAGTATGATTTGGTTGTCGTGGATCACGCTGAAGCAGAAGAGGGAGATACACCAGCGTTACCTAACGAAAATGCTGACGTCTTTGCACACTACGAGGGAAATCTCTTTAAAGCTAAGCGCAGAATTTAATTCTATAATCCAAAAGCCGCACGTGGTCCTGCATTTACCTTCCATAGGTTACCCGGTAGATTTGCGCAGAACGCTTTCCCCGAAGACCTTCGCTATCCTCCAGAACACGACGAGCTTACGAATCTGTTCGGTGCGCAATCCAGCATCCGAAGTTATCTATATCTTACCGGTGAAGCCCACCGAGGATTTGCTGTTGATGTACAGCGATTTCATCGACTCCATATCCTCCGAAGGGGACATCGCCAAGCGAATCACATTCATCGCTCTGTCGCAAGCTGAATCCTTCCAACGTCGCTCATTGAACCTGTCCAGGATCCTGCACTGTTCGGAGGATAGCCTAAAAGAGATTAGAAAGAAGATCGCCGGGAAGCCTGTTTACTCCTTGCCGTGGATCATCGACGAGTGCGACATGAGAGTGGCTGGCAATCTTGGCGTCGCTTTGCTGAGCCCAGACATGGAGCTTGAGCATAAGATGCTGAACCTCTCCGAAATGGCAGTGATGATCGATGGCTTTGGTCTTTTGCAACCACCTCATGCCAGGGATATAAGGGATTACGAAACTCTTTGCGCGAGCCTGGCTCATCTGATAGTCCTCCACACCGAGATCTGCATGTGGCTGATCAAATTGAACTTCGGATTAAAGGCCAGGCATTGTGGCATCTTTCTGATTAATCATATCAGCATTCCGTTTATGCCAGTGTTGAGGAGAGAGCGGTTAAAGCACGGCGAGAAGTGGAAGATGCATTCGGAGTTACGGGAAGAGCTTTTGGAAAGGCTGAAGGAGCATCTGCCGAAGGTCGTCTTCACTATTACGCGACTCTCCCAGACGTATAGTTCCTGGAAGGACTTTTACGCTCATGTACAAAAATTTGGTTGCCTGCTGCAAGCAGTTCCTGTGGAGAAGCATTCTAAAACGAttgccattgctctgttcatTCCTGCGAAAAGGACTGGTGAGGAGCCGAGGTGGATGGGAACCGCTGATAAAATGCGTTTCG AATCCACAATTTATACATCTGTGTACATGATACCGCAGAGCTCTTTCGATGTGAAGAAATTGGAGCCAACTGTGAACAAATTCGCCACGGGGATGCAAAATGAGGGTTACTTCGGTTATTTGACCGTTGACTGTTATTGCTACTCGCAGAAGGACGATGAGAGATTAGTAGTAATGCTGCTACATGTGCACCCCTATTATTCGCATGCGCAAAGTTACATTGATTGGATGAAATTTGCAATAGGGGGATGGTATAA CACGTCGAACAATCAGTTTATCGCTGACATTCCTATACGATCGGAGGATCGTGGAAAAAAATTGTCTCTTCTGCTTCCTCGAAAAACGCCAAAATGGAACGAAACTACAGAAAGATACGCAATCGCGATTTCTCAGGTGTATCACACAAGATTCTCCGCTTATCGATGGTCGAAGCTGAAAAGTTTATTTGAAAGATGCAAT attAAGTACGATTCAAAAACGAAGCAGGGCGCCAGTATATTATTACACGACGgtgaaataagaaattttgGTTTGATGGTGGCCGTTACTTCGTGCATGAAGACCACACTGTCGATGGTACAAAACAGCCTAATGAAACTGAATCAAACTCTTACGTataagtcgaaaataaaggCAGAAACTAATTTATCAGCTCTCGCAGATTTCTTTAAGAATCTGTCTTTGGATTATGAAAACTTAGCTACTGATCCGTGTACTATATAA
- the LOC143375250 gene encoding IQ motif-containing protein H isoform X1, producing MEHHHEYLQTAELYPQCADILKESLVEIKHEITLIKKFLGDRKKEVVKKLSTNIDDEESCTLELTRDFYAYSLKELITMEEECEEYLLRMEIDLAAAMRGRGQQPSYLSYAEASSAYRRFMCCNVFDEVWDETSCRCTWSNVPPWCLEDTRNILLRPKEVTRSEFDETDLKFKQEMTYLRTKMFSLAKRSDEPKSVNNGKQRASTKLISKTKDFIESIKQKEPSYFFSIQSELSKIHNLKFIDGKFISCYNWMKILDVYGNRYGSKWHLVLSPQIEKIMHKRQIPVLHLNPRATLDFMSTIEENGANFVLLKEDLIPLLENRAEALWLESWQMQFQTIDGKQIAATLIQANWRGYALRSKKWNSECLYIAASMIWLSWITLKQKREIHQRYLTKMLTSLHTTREISLKLSAEFNSIIQKPHVVLHLPSIGYPVDLRRTLSPKTFAILQNTTSLRICSVRNPASEVIYILPVKPTEDLLLMYSDFIDSISSEGDIAKRITFIALSQAESFQRRSLNLSRILHCSEDSLKEIRKKIAGKPVYSLPWIIDECDMRVAGNLGVALLSPDMELEHKMLNLSEMAVMIDGFGLLQPPHARDIRDYETLCASLAHLIVLHTEICMWLIKLNFGLKARHCGIFLINHISIPFMPVLRRERLKHGEKWKMHSELREELLERLKEHLPKVVFTITRLSQTYSSWKDFYAHVQKFGCLLQAVPVEKHSKTIAIALFIPAKRTGEEPRWMGTADKMRFESTIYTSVYMIPQSSFDVKKLEPTVNKFATGMQNEGYFGYLTVDCYCYSQKDDERLVVMLLHVHPYYSHAQSYIDWMKFAIGGWYNTSNNQFIADIPIRSEDRGKKLSLLLPRKTPKWNETTERYAIAISQVYHTRFSAYRWSKLKSLFERCNIKYDSKTKQGASILLHDGEIRNFGLMVAVTSCMKTTLSMVQNSLMKLNQTLTYKSKIKAETNLSALADFFKNLSLDYENLATDPCTI from the exons ATGGAGCACCATCACGAATATTTACAAACCGCGGAATTATACCCGCAATGCGCAGACATCCTTAAAGAGTCTTTAGTAGAAATTAAGCATGAAATTACCTTGATAAAGAAATTTCTTGGTGATCGAAAAAAGGAAGTTGTTAAAAAGTTGAG TACCAATATCGACGATGAGGAATCGTGCACCCTGGAATTGACACGAGATTTCTACGCATACTCATTAAAGGAGCTAATAACAATGGAAGAAGAATGCGAGGAGTATCTTTTACGAATGGAAATCGATTTGGCGGCGGCGATGAGGGGTCGCGGGCAGCAACCGTCGTATCTGTCTTACGCAGAAGCGAGCAGTGCTTATAGAAGATTTATGTGCTGCAACGTATTCGACGAAGTATGGGACGAAACCTCCTGCCGCTGCACCTGGAGCAATGTGCCGCCGTGGTGTCTCGAGGACACTCGGAACATTTTGCTTAGGCCGAAAGAGGTCACGCGAAGCGAGTTCGACGAGACTGACTTGAAGTTTAAGCAGGAGATGACGTATCTTCGAACAAAAATGTTTTCCTTGGCGAAAAGGTCAGACGAACC GAAAAGCGTTAATAATGGGAAGCAGCGAGCAAGCACTAAGCTGATAtcaaaaaccaaggattttatAGAATCTATTAAACAGAAGGAACCTTCCTACTTTTTTTCCATACAGAGTGAACTATCTAAGATCcataatttaaaattcattgaTGGAAAATTCATTAGTTGTTACAATTGGATGAAGATCTTGGATGTTTATGGAAACCGTTACGGATCGAAATGGCATTTAGTTCTCTCGCcacaaatagaaaaaattatgcATAAGCGTCAGATACCGGTACTACACCTGAATCCGCGTGCTACGCTTGACTTTATGTCGACGATAGAAGAAAACGGGGCGAACTTTGTATTGCTAAAAGAAGACTTGATTCCTCTGTTGGAAAATAGGGCGGAAGCTCTGTGGTTGGAAAGCTGGCAGATGCAGTTTCAAACGATCGATGGGAAACAAATAGCCGCGACTTTGATTCAAGCCAATTGGCGTGGTTACGCG TTGCGTAGCAAGAAATGGAATTCAGAGTGCCTTTACATAGCCGCCAGTATGATTTGGTTGTCGTGGATCACGCTGAAGCAGAAGAGGGAGATACACCAGCGTTACCTAACGAAAATGCTGACGTCTTTGCACACTACGAGGGAAATCTCTTTAAAGCTAAGCGCAGAATTTAATTCTATAATCCAAAAGCCGCACGTGGTCCTGCATTTACCTTCCATAGGTTACCCGGTAGATTTGCGCAGAACGCTTTCCCCGAAGACCTTCGCTATCCTCCAGAACACGACGAGCTTACGAATCTGTTCGGTGCGCAATCCAGCATCCGAAGTTATCTATATCTTACCGGTGAAGCCCACCGAGGATTTGCTGTTGATGTACAGCGATTTCATCGACTCCATATCCTCCGAAGGGGACATCGCCAAGCGAATCACATTCATCGCTCTGTCGCAAGCTGAATCCTTCCAACGTCGCTCATTGAACCTGTCCAGGATCCTGCACTGTTCGGAGGATAGCCTAAAAGAGATTAGAAAGAAGATCGCCGGGAAGCCTGTTTACTCCTTGCCGTGGATCATCGACGAGTGCGACATGAGAGTGGCTGGCAATCTTGGCGTCGCTTTGCTGAGCCCAGACATGGAGCTTGAGCATAAGATGCTGAACCTCTCCGAAATGGCAGTGATGATCGATGGCTTTGGTCTTTTGCAACCACCTCATGCCAGGGATATAAGGGATTACGAAACTCTTTGCGCGAGCCTGGCTCATCTGATAGTCCTCCACACCGAGATCTGCATGTGGCTGATCAAATTGAACTTCGGATTAAAGGCCAGGCATTGTGGCATCTTTCTGATTAATCATATCAGCATTCCGTTTATGCCAGTGTTGAGGAGAGAGCGGTTAAAGCACGGCGAGAAGTGGAAGATGCATTCGGAGTTACGGGAAGAGCTTTTGGAAAGGCTGAAGGAGCATCTGCCGAAGGTCGTCTTCACTATTACGCGACTCTCCCAGACGTATAGTTCCTGGAAGGACTTTTACGCTCATGTACAAAAATTTGGTTGCCTGCTGCAAGCAGTTCCTGTGGAGAAGCATTCTAAAACGAttgccattgctctgttcatTCCTGCGAAAAGGACTGGTGAGGAGCCGAGGTGGATGGGAACCGCTGATAAAATGCGTTTCG AATCCACAATTTATACATCTGTGTACATGATACCGCAGAGCTCTTTCGATGTGAAGAAATTGGAGCCAACTGTGAACAAATTCGCCACGGGGATGCAAAATGAGGGTTACTTCGGTTATTTGACCGTTGACTGTTATTGCTACTCGCAGAAGGACGATGAGAGATTAGTAGTAATGCTGCTACATGTGCACCCCTATTATTCGCATGCGCAAAGTTACATTGATTGGATGAAATTTGCAATAGGGGGATGGTATAA CACGTCGAACAATCAGTTTATCGCTGACATTCCTATACGATCGGAGGATCGTGGAAAAAAATTGTCTCTTCTGCTTCCTCGAAAAACGCCAAAATGGAACGAAACTACAGAAAGATACGCAATCGCGATTTCTCAGGTGTATCACACAAGATTCTCCGCTTATCGATGGTCGAAGCTGAAAAGTTTATTTGAAAGATGCAAT attAAGTACGATTCAAAAACGAAGCAGGGCGCCAGTATATTATTACACGACGgtgaaataagaaattttgGTTTGATGGTGGCCGTTACTTCGTGCATGAAGACCACACTGTCGATGGTACAAAACAGCCTAATGAAACTGAATCAAACTCTTACGTataagtcgaaaataaaggCAGAAACTAATTTATCAGCTCTCGCAGATTTCTTTAAGAATCTGTCTTTGGATTATGAAAACTTAGCTACTGATCCGTGTACTATATAA
- the LOC143375198 gene encoding mitochondrial 2-oxoglutarate/malate carrier protein isoform X2 → MRNSWILRWLERRSCGERLTFTTMVGLGMISGIMSAFIGTPTDLVLVRKIADVHLPPEQRWNYRNICAALLDIWETEGLCALWRGAVPTMTRAAITTGSQLGTFTKAKLTLQETGYLEEGMLLQICSAMISGLAVCTTSLPVDVVKTRIQNWDSPKVPPGIIGMAINIRQKEGILSLWRGFLPYYARSAPITVITMICVTEFHRIYTDLFVSCK, encoded by the exons ATGCGGAATTCGTGGATTCTACGTTGGCTGGAGCGCAG ATCATGTGGGGAACGCTTAACTTTTACCACGATGGTTGGCCTTGGAATGATTTCTGGTATCATGAGTGCATTTATTGGAACACCGACTGATTTGGTTTTAGTTCGCAAGATTGCTGACGTGCACTTACCACCTG aaCAACGGTGGAACTATAGAAATATTTGTGCTGCATTGCTTGATATTTGGGAAACGGAGGGTTTATGCGCATTATGGAGAGGAGCTGTACCAACGATGACGAGGGCAGCAATTACAACTGGATCCCAATTGGGTACATTCACTAAAGCAAAATTAACGTTGCAAGAAACAG GTTACCTCGAAGAAGGGATGTTATTGCAAATCTGCTCTGCTATGATATCTGGACTAGCGGTGTGCACAACGTCACTTCCTGTGGATGTAGTTAAAACACG AATACAGAACTGGGATTCGCCAAAAGTGCCCCCAGGAATCATAGGAATGGCGATCAACATAAGACAAAAAGAAGGAATATTATCTCTGTGGCGAGGATTCTTGCCATATTACGCTAGATCAGCGCCTATCACAGTAATCACCATGATATGCGTAACTGAGTTTCACCGTATATACACTGATTTATTTGTGTCatgtaaataa
- the LOC143375198 gene encoding mitochondrial 2-oxoglutarate/malate carrier protein isoform X1, translating to MQITRKSLPVAIRDTLKECGIRGFYVGWSAGFLRQLNFSAARIGFYSMLYDLTQSCGERLTFTTMVGLGMISGIMSAFIGTPTDLVLVRKIADVHLPPEQRWNYRNICAALLDIWETEGLCALWRGAVPTMTRAAITTGSQLGTFTKAKLTLQETGYLEEGMLLQICSAMISGLAVCTTSLPVDVVKTRIQNWDSPKVPPGIIGMAINIRQKEGILSLWRGFLPYYARSAPITVITMICVTEFHRIYTDLFVSCK from the exons ATGCAAATCACAAGAAAGTCTCTACCTGTTGCGATACGTGACACACTAAAGGAATGCGGAATTCGTGGATTCTACGTTGGCTGGAGCGCAGGTTTTCTTCGTCAATTAAATTTTAGTGCGGCGAGGATTGGATTTTACTCGATGTTATACGACTTAACTCA ATCATGTGGGGAACGCTTAACTTTTACCACGATGGTTGGCCTTGGAATGATTTCTGGTATCATGAGTGCATTTATTGGAACACCGACTGATTTGGTTTTAGTTCGCAAGATTGCTGACGTGCACTTACCACCTG aaCAACGGTGGAACTATAGAAATATTTGTGCTGCATTGCTTGATATTTGGGAAACGGAGGGTTTATGCGCATTATGGAGAGGAGCTGTACCAACGATGACGAGGGCAGCAATTACAACTGGATCCCAATTGGGTACATTCACTAAAGCAAAATTAACGTTGCAAGAAACAG GTTACCTCGAAGAAGGGATGTTATTGCAAATCTGCTCTGCTATGATATCTGGACTAGCGGTGTGCACAACGTCACTTCCTGTGGATGTAGTTAAAACACG AATACAGAACTGGGATTCGCCAAAAGTGCCCCCAGGAATCATAGGAATGGCGATCAACATAAGACAAAAAGAAGGAATATTATCTCTGTGGCGAGGATTCTTGCCATATTACGCTAGATCAGCGCCTATCACAGTAATCACCATGATATGCGTAACTGAGTTTCACCGTATATACACTGATTTATTTGTGTCatgtaaataa